The Vulpes vulpes isolate BD-2025 chromosome 8, VulVul3, whole genome shotgun sequence genome has a window encoding:
- the ADAMTSL4 gene encoding ADAMTS-like protein 4 isoform X2, producing the protein MEKWAGRPRLCLMLLLSLPELCLEQEISSGRSLQMPSEEGQGPEGVWGPWDPWTSCSQPCGVGVQRRSRTCQLPTAQLHQGLPFPPRPPRHPEALLPRGQSPRPQPSQTLPLYKPQPRGAGGPRGGPAAQSGRAEAAEIPGARRSRVRDPIKPGMFGYGRVPFALPLHRNGLHPRRLPRSELSQTSDLTSLTPRTEPSSTNHTTQTQLLPKELSTRPPSSLAEPPNPETAQTEVPSKTRPAPTRPHSRAQGSGTEPPSSISSLGESSSFHVSPQPRIPNSQGWASLWGAERHPNPFLSVPRGRGHQSQEHWRPGGNLHRPVMESAPHYPDGWLPLLSDGPHSSSLWSLFAPSSPVPRCSGESEQLRACSQAPCPPEQPDPRALQCAAFDSQEFMGQLYQWEPFTEVQGSQRCELNCRPRGFRFYVRHTEKVQDGTLCQPGALDICVAGRCLSPGCDGILGSGRRPDGCGVCGGDDSTCRLISGNLTDRGGPLGYQKILLIPAGASQLRIAQLQPSSNYLALRGPGGQSIINGNWAVDPPGSYTASGTVFLYNRPSREEGKGESLSAQGPTTQPVDVYVIFQEENPGIFYQYIVSLPPANPESTSPEPPSPQLQPEILRMEPPPMSVPRPARTPGTLQRQVRIPQVRAPPLPRTPLGSQTGYWKQMGHSECSASCGKGVWRPIFLCISRESGEELDEHSCAMGARPPTPLEPCHGPPCPPYWEAGEWTSCSRSCGPGTQHRQLRCRQEFGGGGSSVPLERCAHLPRPNVTQTCQLRLCGHWEIRSPWSQCSANCGTGIQRRSVVCLGSGETQGLGQEEAGTGPSKQSCAPGSRPPDMRACSLGPCEMTWCWYTGPWAECSSECGSGTQRRDIICVSKLGTEFNVTSPSNCSHLPRPPALQPCQGQDCQDRWFSTPWSPCSRSCQGGIQTREVQCLTANQTVSIRCPPHLRPSRKRPCNSQPCNQRPDDQCKDSSPHCPLVVQARLCVYPYYTATCCRSCAQVLERSPSEPA; encoded by the exons ATGGAGAAGTGGGCGGGCAG GCCCCGGTTATGTCTGATGCTGCTTCTGTCCCTCCCGGAGCTCTGCCTGGAGCAGGAG ATATCGTCTGGACGCTCTCTTCAGATGCCCTCGGAGGAGGGTCAGGGGCCTGAGGGTGTCTGGGGTCCTTGGGACCCGTGGACCTCTTGCTCCCAGCCCTGTGGAGTCGGGGTGCAGCGCAGGAGCCGAACTTGTCAGCTCCCTACGGCTCAACTGCACCAGGGCCTACCCTTCCCACCCCGGCCCCCAAGACATCCTGAGGCTCTGCTCCCCAGGGGTCAGAGCCCCAGACCCCAGCCTTCCCAAACCCTCCCCCTGTACAAGCCACAGCCTCGGGGAGCTGGTGGCCCACGCGGAGGCCCTGCTGCCCAATCAGGGAGAGCTGAGGCCGCAGAGATTCCAGGCGCTCGGAG GTCCCGGGTTCGAGACCCCATCAAGCCAGGAATGTTTGGTTATGGGAGAGTGCCCTTTGCTTTGCCACTGCATCGGAATGGCCTGCACCCTCGGAGGCTGCCCCGATCTGAGCTCTCCCAGACCTCAGATCTTACATCCCTGACTCCAAGAACAGAACCGTCCTCTACAAACCACACAACTCAGACTCAGCTCCTTCCTAAGGAACTGTCTACCCGCCCCCCATCCTCCCTTGCAGAACCCCCAAACCCTGAAACTGCTCAGACAGAGGTGCCTTCCAAAACCAGGCCTGCCCCCACGCGGCCCCACTccagagcccagggctctggcACAGAGCCCCCCTCATCCATTTCCTCGCTGGGAGAAAGTAGCTCCTTCCATGTGTCCCCTCAGCCAAGAATACCAAATTCCCAGGGTTGGGCCAGTCTCTGGGGGGCCGAGAGACACCCTAATCCCTTCCTTTCTGTCCCTCGGGGCAGAGGCCACCAGAGCCAGGAGCACTGGAGACCCGGGGGAAATCTTCACAGGCCTGTCATGGAGTCTGCTCCCCATTACCCAGATGGCTGGTTGCCTCTGCTGAGTGATGGTCCCCACTCCAGTTCCCTCTGGAGTCTTTTTGCTCCCAGTAGCCCTGTCCCAAGATGTTCTGGGGAGAGTGAACAGCTGAGAGCCTGCAGCCAAGCG CCCTGTCCCCCTGAGCAGCCAGacccccgggccctgcagtgtGCAGCCTTTGACTCCCAGGAGTTCATGGGCCAGCTGTACCAGTGGGAGCCCTTCACAGAAG TTCAGGGCTCCCAACGCTGTGAACTGAACTGCCGTCCACGTGGCTTCCGCTTCTATGTCCGTCACACGGAGAAGGTCCAAGATGGGACCCTGTGTCAGCCTGGAGCCCTAGACATCTGTGTGGCTGGACGTTGTCTG AGCCCTGGTTGTGATGGGATCCTCGGCTCCGGCAGGCGTCCAGATGGTTGTGGGGTCTGTGGAGGTGATGATTCCACCTGCCGCCTAATCTCAGGGAACCTCACTGACCGGGGGGGCCCTCTGGGCTATCAGAAGATCCTGTTGATTCCTGCCGGCGCCTCCCAGCTCCGGATTGCCCAGCTCCAGCCCAGCTCCAACTACCTTG CCCTTCGAGGCCCTGGGGGCCAGTCCATCATCAACGGAAACTGGGCTGTGGATCCCCCTGGGTCCTACACGGCCAGTGGGACTGTCTTCCTGTACAACCGTCCTTCTCGAGAGGAGGGCAAGGGGGAGAGTCTGTCAGCCCAAGGCCCCACGACCCAGCCTGTGGATGTCTAC GTGATCTTTCAGGAGGAAAACCCAGGCATTTTTTATCAGTACATCGTCTCTTTGCCTCCTGCAAACCCTGAGAGCACCAGCCCAGAGccgcccagcccccagctgcaGCCAG AGATCCTGAGGATGGAGCCCCCACCCATGTCAGTGCCCCGGCCGGCCCGGACCCCAGGCACCCTCCAGCGCCAGGTGCGCATCCCCCAGGTGCGCGCTCCACCGCTGCCCAGGACACCCCTGGGGTCTCAGACTGGGTACTGGAAGCAAATGGGACACTCGGAGTGCTCGGCCTCCTGTGGAAAAG GTGTTTGGCGCCCCATTTTCCTCTGCATTTCTCGTGAGTCAGGGGAAGAACTGGACGAACACAGCTGTGCCATGGGTGCCAGGCCCCCGACCCCTCTGGAGCCCTGCCATGGTCCCCCATGCCCGCCCTA CTGGGAGGCTGGTGAGTGGACGTCCTGTAGCCGCTCCTGTGGCCCCGGCACCCAGCATCGCCAGCTGCGCTGCCGGCAAGAATTTGGTGGGGGTGGCTCCTCTGTGCCTCTAGAGCGCTGTGCACATCTCCCTCGGCCCAATGTCACCCAGACCTGTCAACTGCGCCTCTGTGGCCACTGGGAAATTCGCTCCCCCTGGAGCCAG TGCTCAGCCAATTGTGGGACTGGAATCCAGCGACGGTCTGTGGTCTGCCTTGGGAGTGGGGAGacccaggggctgggccaggaggaagcagggacAGGGCCCAGCAAGCAGAGCTGTGCACCGGGAAGCCGTCCCCCAGACATGCGTGCCTGTAGCTTGGGACCCTGTGAGATGACATGGTGCTGGTACACGGGGCCCTGGGCCGAG TGCTCCTCAGAATGTGGTTCTGGCACGCAGCGTAGAGACATCATTTGTGTGTCCAAACTGGGAACTGAGTTCAATGTGACTTCCCCCAGCAACTGTTCCCACCTGCCCAggccccctgccctgcagccctgtcAGGGGCAGGACTGCCAGGACCGATGGTTTTCTACTCCTTGGAGTCCG TGTTCTCGCTCCTGCCAGGGCGGTATTCAGACCAGGGAGGTCCAGTGCCTGACCGCCAACCAGACTGTCAGCATCCGATGCCCTCCTCACCTTCGGCCCTCCAGGAAACGACCTTGTAACAGCCAACCGTGCAACCAGCGCCCCG ATGATCAATGCAAGGACAGCTCTCCACATTGCCCCCTGGTGGTACAGGCCCGTCTCTGCGTCTATCCCTACTACACAGCCACCTGTTGCCGCTCTTGCGCCCAGGTCCTGGAGCGTTCTCCCTCAGAGCCTGCCTGA
- the ADAMTSL4 gene encoding ADAMTS-like protein 4 isoform X1 produces the protein MEKWAGRPRLCLMLLLSLPELCLEQEISSGRSLQMPSEEGQGPEGVWGPWDPWTSCSQPCGVGVQRRSRTCQLPTAQLHQGLPFPPRPPRHPEALLPRGQSPRPQPSQTLPLYKPQPRGAGGPRGGPAAQSGRAEAAEIPGARRSRVRDPIKPGMFGYGRVPFALPLHRNGLHPRRLPRSELSQTSDLTSLTPRTEPSSTNHTTQTQLLPKELSTRPPSSLAEPPNPETAQTEVPSKTRPAPTRPHSRAQGSGTEPPSSISSLGESSSFHVSPQPRIPNSQGWASLWGAERHPNPFLSVPRGRGHQSQEHWRPGGNLHRPVMESAPHYPDGWLPLLSDGPHSSSLWSLFAPSSPVPRCSGESEQLRACSQAPCPPEQPDPRALQCAAFDSQEFMGQLYQWEPFTEVQGSQRCELNCRPRGFRFYVRHTEKVQDGTLCQPGALDICVAGRCLSPGCDGILGSGRRPDGCGVCGGDDSTCRLISGNLTDRGGPLGYQKILLIPAGASQLRIAQLQPSSNYLALRGPGGQSIINGNWAVDPPGSYTASGTVFLYNRPSREEGKGESLSAQGPTTQPVDVYVIFQEENPGIFYQYIVSLPPANPESTSPEPPSPQLQPEILRMEPPPMSVPRPARTPGTLQRQVRIPQVRAPPLPRTPLGSQTGYWKQMGHSECSASCGKGVWRPIFLCISRESGEELDEHSCAMGARPPTPLEPCHGPPCPPYWEAGEWTSCSRSCGPGTQHRQLRCRQEFGGGGSSVPLERCAHLPRPNVTQTCQLRLCGHWEIRSPWSQCSVRCGRGQRSRQVRCVGNNGHEVSERECASGPPRPPSREACDMGPCTTAWFHSDWSSKCSANCGTGIQRRSVVCLGSGETQGLGQEEAGTGPSKQSCAPGSRPPDMRACSLGPCEMTWCWYTGPWAECSSECGSGTQRRDIICVSKLGTEFNVTSPSNCSHLPRPPALQPCQGQDCQDRWFSTPWSPCSRSCQGGIQTREVQCLTANQTVSIRCPPHLRPSRKRPCNSQPCNQRPDDQCKDSSPHCPLVVQARLCVYPYYTATCCRSCAQVLERSPSEPA, from the exons ATGGAGAAGTGGGCGGGCAG GCCCCGGTTATGTCTGATGCTGCTTCTGTCCCTCCCGGAGCTCTGCCTGGAGCAGGAG ATATCGTCTGGACGCTCTCTTCAGATGCCCTCGGAGGAGGGTCAGGGGCCTGAGGGTGTCTGGGGTCCTTGGGACCCGTGGACCTCTTGCTCCCAGCCCTGTGGAGTCGGGGTGCAGCGCAGGAGCCGAACTTGTCAGCTCCCTACGGCTCAACTGCACCAGGGCCTACCCTTCCCACCCCGGCCCCCAAGACATCCTGAGGCTCTGCTCCCCAGGGGTCAGAGCCCCAGACCCCAGCCTTCCCAAACCCTCCCCCTGTACAAGCCACAGCCTCGGGGAGCTGGTGGCCCACGCGGAGGCCCTGCTGCCCAATCAGGGAGAGCTGAGGCCGCAGAGATTCCAGGCGCTCGGAG GTCCCGGGTTCGAGACCCCATCAAGCCAGGAATGTTTGGTTATGGGAGAGTGCCCTTTGCTTTGCCACTGCATCGGAATGGCCTGCACCCTCGGAGGCTGCCCCGATCTGAGCTCTCCCAGACCTCAGATCTTACATCCCTGACTCCAAGAACAGAACCGTCCTCTACAAACCACACAACTCAGACTCAGCTCCTTCCTAAGGAACTGTCTACCCGCCCCCCATCCTCCCTTGCAGAACCCCCAAACCCTGAAACTGCTCAGACAGAGGTGCCTTCCAAAACCAGGCCTGCCCCCACGCGGCCCCACTccagagcccagggctctggcACAGAGCCCCCCTCATCCATTTCCTCGCTGGGAGAAAGTAGCTCCTTCCATGTGTCCCCTCAGCCAAGAATACCAAATTCCCAGGGTTGGGCCAGTCTCTGGGGGGCCGAGAGACACCCTAATCCCTTCCTTTCTGTCCCTCGGGGCAGAGGCCACCAGAGCCAGGAGCACTGGAGACCCGGGGGAAATCTTCACAGGCCTGTCATGGAGTCTGCTCCCCATTACCCAGATGGCTGGTTGCCTCTGCTGAGTGATGGTCCCCACTCCAGTTCCCTCTGGAGTCTTTTTGCTCCCAGTAGCCCTGTCCCAAGATGTTCTGGGGAGAGTGAACAGCTGAGAGCCTGCAGCCAAGCG CCCTGTCCCCCTGAGCAGCCAGacccccgggccctgcagtgtGCAGCCTTTGACTCCCAGGAGTTCATGGGCCAGCTGTACCAGTGGGAGCCCTTCACAGAAG TTCAGGGCTCCCAACGCTGTGAACTGAACTGCCGTCCACGTGGCTTCCGCTTCTATGTCCGTCACACGGAGAAGGTCCAAGATGGGACCCTGTGTCAGCCTGGAGCCCTAGACATCTGTGTGGCTGGACGTTGTCTG AGCCCTGGTTGTGATGGGATCCTCGGCTCCGGCAGGCGTCCAGATGGTTGTGGGGTCTGTGGAGGTGATGATTCCACCTGCCGCCTAATCTCAGGGAACCTCACTGACCGGGGGGGCCCTCTGGGCTATCAGAAGATCCTGTTGATTCCTGCCGGCGCCTCCCAGCTCCGGATTGCCCAGCTCCAGCCCAGCTCCAACTACCTTG CCCTTCGAGGCCCTGGGGGCCAGTCCATCATCAACGGAAACTGGGCTGTGGATCCCCCTGGGTCCTACACGGCCAGTGGGACTGTCTTCCTGTACAACCGTCCTTCTCGAGAGGAGGGCAAGGGGGAGAGTCTGTCAGCCCAAGGCCCCACGACCCAGCCTGTGGATGTCTAC GTGATCTTTCAGGAGGAAAACCCAGGCATTTTTTATCAGTACATCGTCTCTTTGCCTCCTGCAAACCCTGAGAGCACCAGCCCAGAGccgcccagcccccagctgcaGCCAG AGATCCTGAGGATGGAGCCCCCACCCATGTCAGTGCCCCGGCCGGCCCGGACCCCAGGCACCCTCCAGCGCCAGGTGCGCATCCCCCAGGTGCGCGCTCCACCGCTGCCCAGGACACCCCTGGGGTCTCAGACTGGGTACTGGAAGCAAATGGGACACTCGGAGTGCTCGGCCTCCTGTGGAAAAG GTGTTTGGCGCCCCATTTTCCTCTGCATTTCTCGTGAGTCAGGGGAAGAACTGGACGAACACAGCTGTGCCATGGGTGCCAGGCCCCCGACCCCTCTGGAGCCCTGCCATGGTCCCCCATGCCCGCCCTA CTGGGAGGCTGGTGAGTGGACGTCCTGTAGCCGCTCCTGTGGCCCCGGCACCCAGCATCGCCAGCTGCGCTGCCGGCAAGAATTTGGTGGGGGTGGCTCCTCTGTGCCTCTAGAGCGCTGTGCACATCTCCCTCGGCCCAATGTCACCCAGACCTGTCAACTGCGCCTCTGTGGCCACTGGGAAATTCGCTCCCCCTGGAGCCAG TGCTCAGTGCGCTGCGGGCGGGGCCAGAGGAGCCGGCAAGTTCGCTGTGTGGGAAACAATGGCCATGAAGTGAGCGAGAGGGAGTGTGCGTCAGGCCCTCCGCGGCCCCCCAGCAGAGAGGCCTGTGACATGGGGCCCTGTACCACAGCTTGGTTCCACAGCGACTGGAGCTCCAAG TGCTCAGCCAATTGTGGGACTGGAATCCAGCGACGGTCTGTGGTCTGCCTTGGGAGTGGGGAGacccaggggctgggccaggaggaagcagggacAGGGCCCAGCAAGCAGAGCTGTGCACCGGGAAGCCGTCCCCCAGACATGCGTGCCTGTAGCTTGGGACCCTGTGAGATGACATGGTGCTGGTACACGGGGCCCTGGGCCGAG TGCTCCTCAGAATGTGGTTCTGGCACGCAGCGTAGAGACATCATTTGTGTGTCCAAACTGGGAACTGAGTTCAATGTGACTTCCCCCAGCAACTGTTCCCACCTGCCCAggccccctgccctgcagccctgtcAGGGGCAGGACTGCCAGGACCGATGGTTTTCTACTCCTTGGAGTCCG TGTTCTCGCTCCTGCCAGGGCGGTATTCAGACCAGGGAGGTCCAGTGCCTGACCGCCAACCAGACTGTCAGCATCCGATGCCCTCCTCACCTTCGGCCCTCCAGGAAACGACCTTGTAACAGCCAACCGTGCAACCAGCGCCCCG ATGATCAATGCAAGGACAGCTCTCCACATTGCCCCCTGGTGGTACAGGCCCGTCTCTGCGTCTATCCCTACTACACAGCCACCTGTTGCCGCTCTTGCGCCCAGGTCCTGGAGCGTTCTCCCTCAGAGCCTGCCTGA